The genome window GCCGCCGGCGCCGACCGTGCCGGCCATCGCCGAGTAGCCGATGAGGGCGACGACGGTGGTCGTCGCGGAGGAGATCAGGGAGGGCAGGGCCTCCGGTACGAGGACCTTGCGCACGACGGTCCAGGTGTTGCCGCCCATCGCCTGCACGGCCTCGACGAGGCCGCCGTCCACTTCGCGGACAGCCGTCTCGACGAGGCGCGCGAAGAACGGGATGGCGCCGATGGCGAGCGGCACGATGGCGGCCTCGCGGCCGATCGTCGTCCCCGTGACCCAGCGCGTGAAGTTCATCAGCGCGACCATCAGGATGATGAACGGCATCGAGCGGGCGATGTTCACGACCTGCCCGAGGACCTTGTTGGCCACGATGTTCTGGAGCGGTCCGCCACGGTCGGTCAGCACCAGCAGCACGCCGAGCGGCAGGCCGCCGACGACGGCGATGAGGGTGGACCACCCGACCATGTAGAGGGTGTCCCAGGAGGCCTGCGACAGCA of Streptomyces cynarae contains these proteins:
- a CDS encoding methionine ABC transporter permease, with the translated sequence MTWSDFSAMQPLLSQASWDTLYMVGWSTLIAVVGGLPLGVLLVLTDRGGPLQNIVANKVLGQVVNIARSMPFIILMVALMNFTRWVTGTTIGREAAIVPLAIGAIPFFARLVETAVREVDGGLVEAVQAMGGNTWTVVRKVLVPEALPSLISSATTTVVALIGYSAMAGTVGAGGLGDIAIRYGYQRFETQLMWITVAVLAVVISLIQFAGDFAARALHRRGGRSGPAPKLRLLKAKEPATADVSKVA